A genomic region of Marinobacter sp. NP-4(2019) contains the following coding sequences:
- the mutY gene encoding A/G-specific adenine glycosylase: MSDSFARNLLEWYDEHGRHDLPWHHNRTPYRVWVSEIMLQQTQVATVIPYFQAFMQRFPDVQALAKAPEDDVLSHWSGLGYYARARNLQKAARTVVNDFGGEFPADQEKLESLTGIGRSTAAAILAQAFGQRATILDGNVKRVLARYHAVPGWPGQTRVLNTLWEHAEQHTPDTRVRDYTQAIMDLGAMVCTRSRPACESCPLQSSCLAYENSEVSLYPGSKPKKAKPEKTTWMVILEDNEGRIMLERRPPSGIWGGLWSLPELDPAFSPDELPEACEQAFGFDCSDAELIGGFRHTFSHYHLHIQPARLSVTTTSAIADNDNQRWLYRDQALTLGLPAPIRTLLTNPEQTALL, from the coding sequence ATGAGTGACAGCTTCGCCCGGAATCTGCTCGAATGGTACGACGAACACGGCAGGCATGACCTGCCGTGGCACCACAACCGCACTCCCTATCGGGTGTGGGTGTCGGAGATCATGCTGCAGCAGACCCAGGTCGCCACCGTGATCCCCTATTTTCAAGCCTTCATGCAGCGCTTTCCGGACGTGCAGGCCCTGGCGAAGGCACCGGAGGATGACGTGCTCAGCCACTGGTCCGGCCTTGGCTATTACGCCCGCGCCCGTAACCTGCAGAAAGCCGCCAGAACCGTGGTGAACGACTTTGGCGGCGAGTTCCCCGCAGACCAGGAAAAACTGGAATCCCTCACCGGCATCGGACGCTCCACGGCGGCGGCCATCCTCGCCCAGGCCTTCGGCCAGCGGGCGACCATCCTTGATGGCAACGTCAAACGCGTGCTCGCCCGCTACCACGCCGTACCGGGCTGGCCCGGACAGACCCGGGTACTCAATACCCTGTGGGAACACGCCGAACAACACACCCCGGACACCCGGGTACGGGACTACACCCAGGCCATCATGGACCTCGGCGCCATGGTCTGTACCCGTTCGCGCCCCGCATGCGAATCATGCCCGCTGCAAAGCAGCTGCCTTGCCTACGAGAATAGCGAAGTCAGCCTCTACCCGGGCTCCAAACCCAAAAAGGCCAAACCGGAAAAAACCACCTGGATGGTCATCCTCGAAGACAACGAGGGCCGTATCATGCTGGAGAGGCGCCCTCCAAGCGGCATCTGGGGCGGACTGTGGAGTCTGCCTGAACTCGACCCGGCTTTCAGCCCCGATGAACTTCCAGAGGCCTGTGAACAGGCCTTTGGCTTTGACTGCAGTGACGCCGAACTGATTGGCGGCTTCCGCCACACGTTCAGCCACTACCACCTGCATATCCAGCCTGCGAGGCTTTCGGTAACCACCACCAGCGCCATCGCCGATAACGACAACCAGCGCTGGCTCTACCGGGACCAGGCCCTCACCCTGGGCCTGCCTGCGCCGATACGCACACTGCTGACCAACCCGGAACAGACTGCCCTGCTCTGA
- a CDS encoding oxidative damage protection protein, with product MSRTVFCRKYQEELEGLDFPPMPGKKGQEIWETVSKKAWEEWQNQQTMLINEKHLSLMDPNTRKYLQAQMERFFNNEPFDKAEGYVPPEK from the coding sequence ATGAGCCGCACCGTTTTCTGTCGCAAGTACCAGGAAGAACTGGAAGGACTCGATTTCCCACCCATGCCCGGCAAGAAAGGCCAGGAGATCTGGGAAACTGTCTCGAAGAAAGCCTGGGAAGAATGGCAGAACCAACAAACCATGCTGATCAACGAAAAACACCTGAGCCTGATGGACCCGAACACCCGCAAATACCTGCAGGCCCAGATGGAGCGCTTCTTCAACAACGAGCCCTTCGACAAGGCCGAAGGCTACGTACCGCCTGAAAAGTAA